From the Clostridium cagae genome, the window TTAGACAAGCTAGTATTTGTGAAATGAAGTTTTGGGATATGTCCTATAATCTATAAAAACAAAAACTCATTTTAGTAATGATTTATTTAAAATACAACAAATTATTATTGTGTTTAAATTGTAAGATCTGCAATATTATATTGTGGATCTTTACTTTTTAAAAAATATTAAATAATTTATAAGGAATTTTATAAGAGTATTAATTAAGTATAATAAAGGTATATATTAATAAGGAAATTTAAAATTATAAAAGTATCTGTACTTTTTAGTAACTGTATTATACAAATAGTAGTACTTTAAATTAACTTTAATTTTAAGTATAATATTTTAATATACAATATAATTTAAAGTTAAATAAATTGCCAATAAATTGGTGAGTAAAATATTATAATAAATTTAACAAATGATACAAAATATATTTTAAGACTACTTGCTAAAGGGGGCAAATTTATATGAAAAAAAATGATAAAACTTATAATGCTTATGTTCAAATATTAAAAGAAGAATTAGTTCCAGCCATGGGATGCACAGAACCAATTGCAATAGCTTATGCAGGTGCAAAAGCTAGAGAGGTTTTAGGGGAAATACCTACAAAATGTGAAATTAAGGTAAGTGGCAATATTATTAAAAATGTAAAAAGTGTTATTGTACCAAATACAAATGGATTAAAGGGGATAGAAGCAGCACTGGCAGCAGGAATCACAGTAGGTAATGAAACAGCAGTCTTAGAAGTACTTGCCAATGTACAAGATAAAGATAAATTGAAAATAAAGAATTATATAGATAATAATGAAATAAGGGTAATTCCAAGTGATAACAATATAAAATTTTATATTGGAGTAACACTTTATAGCAAATCATCTTATGTAAAATTAATAATTGAAAATTATCATACTAATATTGTTCACATTGAAATGGATGAAAAAATAATCTTTGAATCAGGTAGTGAACAAGATAATACTGCTGGTATTACAGACAGAAGTCTTTTAAATGTTAAAGATATTGTTGAATTTGCAGACATAGTATGCATTGATGATATAAAAGATACTATAACTCGCCAAATTGAGTATAATATGGCTATTTCCAAAGAAGGACTTACAGGTAACTGGGGAGCTCAAATAGGAAAGGTTTTATTAAAGACATATGGTGATGATATAAAAATTAGAGCTAAAGCAGCAGCGGCTGCTGGTTCTGATGCACGTATGAGTGGCTGTGAATTGCCTGTGATAATTGTATCAGGAAGTGGAAATCAAGGTATGACAGCATCAATTCCAGTTATTGAGTATGCAAAAGAACTTAACACTAGTGATGAAAAATTATATCGTTCACTTATAGTATCAAATCTTATAACAATTCATCAAAAAACAGGAATAGGAAGACTTTCTGCATTTTGTGGGGCAGTTAGTGCAGGTTGTGGAGCAGGAGCAGGAATTGCATATTTAAATGGGGGTGATACAAAGATTGTGTCTCATACAATTGTAAATGCACTTGCAATAGTATCAGGAATTATATGTGATGGAGCTAAATCATCTTGTGCAGCAAAAATTGCAGCAGCAGTAGATGCAGGAATTCTTGGATATCACATGTATTTAAATGGTCAACAGTTTTATAGTGGTGATGGAATAGTGGCAAAAGATGCTGATAATACAATAGATAATGTAGGAAGAATGGCACGTGAGGGTATGAAAGAAACGGATAAAGAGATATTAAAAATAATGGTTGGACAATAATAAATAAAAGAATTCTATGGTAAATAAAATAAGTATATTGTCTAACTAATTTTAAATGGAGATGAAAAATGACAGATTATCATAAAATATTAGGTGTAGAAAAAAATGCATCAAAAAAAGAAATAAAAGAAGCATATGAAAAACAAGTAGAGAAAATTAAAAAAGAAGTAATTAACGAAAAACGACTTAAGCAATTTTTGAAAGTATTTGATGAGGCATATGAAGCTTTAAATAGTATAGAAGAAAATTTGATAATGGATAAAGATCAAACATTAATCATTCAACCAAAAGAGATAGAAAAAGAGCAGGCGGTTAATAATGGGAGAAGTCTGGTTTCTAGAAATAAATCTAAAAGCAGAAGTAAAAATACTAACTCAAAGAAGAGAGACACAAGTAAAAAGTCATTTTCAGAAAACAAAGATAAGAAGAATAAGTTAAATGATAATAGAGAAGAAAAATCTAGAAAACAAAAAGTGGTTGAAAAAAGTCCTAAAAGTGATTCTAAACAAATATTTGATTTGTTTATGTTACCATTAAAGATACTAGTTTTACCTTTCATAGCAGTGCTATCAATAATAGTATTAATATGCCAGGTTATAAATGTAGTTTCATGGATAGCATCTAAAGTATTAATAGTTGGATCTATATCAATAGGAGCTATACATTTATATCAAGTTAAAATGGGACAGGTTATGAATTACAATATATTGATTTTAGCAGCTTCAGTATTGTTAGTATCATTCTTTTTACCTTATATATTAAAGCTTCTATTAACAATTTTTCAAAAGTTAAATAATGTGTTAAAGGACTTTGTTTTTTAACATATTAACTATAGTGATTTTCAACAATAAAGAGATAGAAAAGTTACAAATTTTTTATGTAGTAAAAAATATAACATAATTAGAAATACTTAAAGAAATATAGCTTTTAGGTATTTCTTTTTTTATAAAAAATCTTTAGAATAATTGAAAGTTTATTTATATTATTCTAAAAATTAAATTTATAAATTTGATGAGAGTATCAGCTTATAATAAACCCAAAAATAAACTAATAATATTTATAAATTGTAGAGAATACAATGGATAGTATAAGATTGAAAAGTATTTAGGAGAAATTATGATTAATAAAGATTATGTTCTTTTTAAGAATAGACAATTTAAAGACTTTTGTATATATCGATTAATTTTTGGAATAAGTTATAGCTTTATGATACCAGTAATACCATTATTTTTTAAATCTATGGGGATGGAGACTGTAACGATTGGTGTTGTGATATCACTTTATGGTGTAAGTAAGACACTTACACAAATACCATTTGGAATTATTTCTGACTATATAGGAGACAAATTAGCATTAAAGTTAACTTTATTTTTTATGACATTTATTCCAGTGGGTTATGTGTTTGCAGATACAAATTTTACTGCTGGAAGTTTATATGTGTTACAGGGAGCAGTACTTGGAATGGCAGCGCCTGCAACATATTCAATACTAGCCAGAACACTTGATTCAAATAAAAGAGGTGAATGTACTGGCCTTGCAGCAGCAGTTTTTACATTTGGAGGTGGAATAGGTGCAGCCATTGCAGGATTTATTGTAACTAAATTAAATAGCTACAACATGGTATTTTACATATCATCCTTTGGAATATTTATTGCTTTATTATATGTAATATTTAATGTACGAAAAATAAAAACTGTAAAAGAAAGAAGTAAAAATAATAGTGAGAACAAGATAAAAAAAATACTTCATGAAATAAACCAAAACAACTTGGGTTATAAAATTGTAATTTTAGCTTCTAGTGCATTTTTAGGAGATTATATATATTCATGTGTTGTTGCACTTTTTCATTTTTATGGACAGGAGGTTCTTGGTGTATCAACAGTTTACACATCTTCTATTATTTCAATTTATTTATTGGTTTTCGGGATGGGTGCACCAATAGCAGGTTATGTAAGCGATAGGATAGGTAACAGAATTCAGTTCTTTTTCTCTTTTGCATTAATGGATTTAACACTATTAGGCTTAATAATAACAAGAAGCATTCCTGTATTTACAATTACAATTATCATGTATTTTCTTGGAGCAACTTTTCTTAATGCAGCACTTCAGAGTTCACTTTCAGAATTTGGAGCTAATCCTAGAATAAAGGGATTTGTTTTTGGTGTTGTTGGAGCTTCCGAATCTTTAGGATATGCTGTTGGACCATTGATTTCAGCATTCATCTACAATAGTAATAAAAATTATTTCTTTCTTGGACTATTATTAGTATCTATTTTGGTTAGCAGCTTATATATACTTTTCTTTAATAAAGCAAAAATATAATAAATAACAATCTTATATTAACACAAGTTTTACCATAACGAAAAAAACATAGTATATGCATAACAGCTACTCTAGTAATAAATACTAAGAATAATCATTTGTTATTAGGGGAATTTATTATGAATATTAAAAATAGTGTTATATTTACTAAAAAAGAACTTTTGTATTTTTGTATACAGCGTTTTGCTTTTGGATTCAGTTATAGTTTTATGATACCGATAATACCTTTATTTTTTAATTCATTAGGATTAAGTACATTAGTTATAGGCAGAGTAATGTCGTTACATGGAGTAGGTAAGGCGCTCACACAAATGCCTTCTGGGGTAGTATCGGATAAAATAGGAGATAAACTGCTCCTTATAATTTCATATGGATTATTATCATGTATGCCATTTTCATATACTTTTGCAAGTAGCAAAGTCATGGCTTGTATTATTTATATAATACAAGGAGCTTTACTTGGAATATCAGCACCAGCAACATTTTCAGTCTTATCCAGATCTTTAGATGAAAATAAAAGAGGTGAATCTACAGGGTATGCAAGTGCTGTTTTTACACTTGGAGGAGCTGTGGGTGCTCTTATAGGTGGATTTATAGTTACAAAGTTAGGTAATTATAATTTTGCATTTTATTTATCATCTGTTGGAATTGTACTTTCCATTATATTTGTTGCTATTAAAATAAAAAAGCCAGAAACAAAAGTCAGGAAATCTAATAAAAGTAAAGATAGCCAAGGAAGTAGTATAAAAGATGTTATAAAAACTAAAAAATATAACAAGTTTGCACCAAAAATTATTCTTCTTGGAGCAATTGCATTTTTAGGTGATTTTATTTATGGATGTATAGTATCAATTTTCCCGTTTTATGGTCAAGAAGTACTAGGCGCATCAGCTTTTTATACATGTATAATAATTTCGGTTTACTTATTTGTATTTGGTGTTTTTGCCCCAGTGGGAGGATGGAGTAGTGATAAAATAGGAGTAAAGAAACAGTTGTTTTTATCATTTATAGTTATGAATAGCTCACTTTTTTTATTATCTTTTATAAGAGGCATAATAGTTTTCACTATAATTATTATAGTATATTTTTTAGGTGCCACTTTTCTTAATTCAGCATTGCAAAATTCACTACTTAAGTTTGGAGATAAACCAGAGATAAAAAGTATAGTTTTTGGATTTGTAGGAGCATGTGAGTCCTTAGGATATGCAGTATCACCAATTGTATCTTCTTTTGTCTATGAGTTAAATAAAAGATATCTTTTTGGTATGTTGTTAGTCTCTTCGCTAATAGTATTTATAACTTTTTTAATATTATATAAAAAAGCATTTAGCTTAAAACTTTCTTAAAAATAAATTTTAGGAAAGTTTTTCTTTTTTGAATAGTATTATAGTAAGGAATATATCAATAATAAATGGAGGATACAGAAATTAAAGAATTGTTACAAATTTATTTTGAAAGAAGAGATTTTTTCTTGGAGTTAACATTAGAACATTTGAAAATTGCGGGAATGTCTATATTAATAGCTACAATTATAGGTGGAATATTAGGAATAATAATAAGTGAGTATAGAAAGACATCTACAGTTATTCTTGCTGTGACAAATTTTCTTTATACCATTCCATCTATATCTTTGCTTGGCTTTTTAATTCCATTTTCAGGTATTGGAAATACAACTGCAGTTATTGCTCTGACTATATATGCGTTACTTCCTATGATCAGAAATACATATACAGGCATAGATAATATAGATTCTTCAATTATTGAATGTGCTAAAGGTATGGGAAGTACTCCTTTTGAGATATTATATAAGATTAAGCTTCCACTAGCTACAACGGTAATTCTTGCAGGATTTAAAAATATGGTGGTAATGACAATTGCTCTTACAGGTATTGCTTCTTTTATTGGAGCTGGAGGTTTAGGTGTTGCAATTTATCGTGGAATAACAACAAATAATACAACAATGACAATTGGAGGAAGCCTTTTGATTGCATTACTAGCGGTAATTGCTGATTTTATTATTGGAAGGATTGAGAAAATTATAAAAAGAAAATGGAGGCTAAATTAATGAAAAAAAAGTGCAGAATTTTATCTATTATAATGTCTTTAGTATTAATCATTACATTATGGGGATGCACGAAAAAAAGTGAAACAATTAAGATTGCAACAAAGCCAATGACTGAACAGTTTATATTAAGTGAAATGTTAAAGTTACTTATTGAGAATTATACAGAGTTAAATGTTGAGATAACAAAGGGTATTGGAGGTGGTACAAGCAATATTCACCCAGCAATTGTTAAGGGGGATTTTGATATTTATTCTGAGTATACAGGTACTGGATGGAGCTTTGTTTTAAAGGAAGATGGAATTCCAGATGATGAAACATTGTATAGAGAATTAAAAGAAAAATATGAAAGTAATTATGATTTGAGTTGGATTGGACTATATGGTTTTAATAATACTTATGGATTGGTAATAAGAAAAGATTTTGCAGAAAAGTACAATATTAAGACATACTCAGATCTTGCATTGTATTCTAAAAATTTAATTTTTGGTGCAGAATATGATTTTTATGAAAGGGAAGATGGATTTAATGCTTTATGTGCAAAATATGGATTAAATTTCAAACAATCAGTTGATTTAGACATAGGGTTAAAGTATAAAGCAATAAATTCTAAGGAAATAGATGTAATGAATGTATTTACAACAGATGGACAGCTTGCAGATGCAGATGTTGTTATGCTTGAGGATGATAAGAATTTCTATCAAACATATTACTGTGGAACAATTGTACGTAATGATGTTTTAAAAAAGTATCCACAGCTTAATGAAGCTTTAATAAAAATGGATAATATAATATCTGAAAAGGAAATGGCCGAATTAAATAATAAAGTGGATTTAAAGGGGCAGGATGAAAAAACAGTAGCAGAAGAGTTTTTAAAGAAGAAGGGATTAATATAAAAATCTCTAAATTATAAAAGGTTAATAATTTTTAAATTTATAAGGGAGCAAATTATGACTAGAAGAAGAATTATAGAATTTGAAGGTATATGCAAATCATATGGAAATAAGGAAATATTAAAAAATTTAAATTTATGCATAGATAAGGGGGAGTTTTTAACTATAATAGGAAGTTCAGGTTGTGGAAAAACAACGCTACTTAAGCTAGTTAATGGTTTGATAATGCCAGATAAAGGTAGAGTATTAGTTTATGGAGAGGATATATCAAAGATTAGTAAAATTGAATTAAGAAGAAAAATTGGCTATGTTAT encodes:
- a CDS encoding L-cysteine desulfidase family protein — protein: MKKNDKTYNAYVQILKEELVPAMGCTEPIAIAYAGAKAREVLGEIPTKCEIKVSGNIIKNVKSVIVPNTNGLKGIEAALAAGITVGNETAVLEVLANVQDKDKLKIKNYIDNNEIRVIPSDNNIKFYIGVTLYSKSSYVKLIIENYHTNIVHIEMDEKIIFESGSEQDNTAGITDRSLLNVKDIVEFADIVCIDDIKDTITRQIEYNMAISKEGLTGNWGAQIGKVLLKTYGDDIKIRAKAAAAAGSDARMSGCELPVIIVSGSGNQGMTASIPVIEYAKELNTSDEKLYRSLIVSNLITIHQKTGIGRLSAFCGAVSAGCGAGAGIAYLNGGDTKIVSHTIVNALAIVSGIICDGAKSSCAAKIAAAVDAGILGYHMYLNGQQFYSGDGIVAKDADNTIDNVGRMAREGMKETDKEILKIMVGQ
- a CDS encoding DnaJ domain-containing protein, with protein sequence MTDYHKILGVEKNASKKEIKEAYEKQVEKIKKEVINEKRLKQFLKVFDEAYEALNSIEENLIMDKDQTLIIQPKEIEKEQAVNNGRSLVSRNKSKSRSKNTNSKKRDTSKKSFSENKDKKNKLNDNREEKSRKQKVVEKSPKSDSKQIFDLFMLPLKILVLPFIAVLSIIVLICQVINVVSWIASKVLIVGSISIGAIHLYQVKMGQVMNYNILILAASVLLVSFFLPYILKLLLTIFQKLNNVLKDFVF
- a CDS encoding MFS transporter, with protein sequence MINKDYVLFKNRQFKDFCIYRLIFGISYSFMIPVIPLFFKSMGMETVTIGVVISLYGVSKTLTQIPFGIISDYIGDKLALKLTLFFMTFIPVGYVFADTNFTAGSLYVLQGAVLGMAAPATYSILARTLDSNKRGECTGLAAAVFTFGGGIGAAIAGFIVTKLNSYNMVFYISSFGIFIALLYVIFNVRKIKTVKERSKNNSENKIKKILHEINQNNLGYKIVILASSAFLGDYIYSCVVALFHFYGQEVLGVSTVYTSSIISIYLLVFGMGAPIAGYVSDRIGNRIQFFFSFALMDLTLLGLIITRSIPVFTITIIMYFLGATFLNAALQSSLSEFGANPRIKGFVFGVVGASESLGYAVGPLISAFIYNSNKNYFFLGLLLVSILVSSLYILFFNKAKI
- a CDS encoding MFS transporter; protein product: MNIKNSVIFTKKELLYFCIQRFAFGFSYSFMIPIIPLFFNSLGLSTLVIGRVMSLHGVGKALTQMPSGVVSDKIGDKLLLIISYGLLSCMPFSYTFASSKVMACIIYIIQGALLGISAPATFSVLSRSLDENKRGESTGYASAVFTLGGAVGALIGGFIVTKLGNYNFAFYLSSVGIVLSIIFVAIKIKKPETKVRKSNKSKDSQGSSIKDVIKTKKYNKFAPKIILLGAIAFLGDFIYGCIVSIFPFYGQEVLGASAFYTCIIISVYLFVFGVFAPVGGWSSDKIGVKKQLFLSFIVMNSSLFLLSFIRGIIVFTIIIIVYFLGATFLNSALQNSLLKFGDKPEIKSIVFGFVGACESLGYAVSPIVSSFVYELNKRYLFGMLLVSSLIVFITFLILYKKAFSLKLS
- a CDS encoding ABC transporter permease; this encodes MEDTEIKELLQIYFERRDFFLELTLEHLKIAGMSILIATIIGGILGIIISEYRKTSTVILAVTNFLYTIPSISLLGFLIPFSGIGNTTAVIALTIYALLPMIRNTYTGIDNIDSSIIECAKGMGSTPFEILYKIKLPLATTVILAGFKNMVVMTIALTGIASFIGAGGLGVAIYRGITTNNTTMTIGGSLLIALLAVIADFIIGRIEKIIKRKWRLN
- a CDS encoding glycine betaine ABC transporter substrate-binding protein, which gives rise to MKKKCRILSIIMSLVLIITLWGCTKKSETIKIATKPMTEQFILSEMLKLLIENYTELNVEITKGIGGGTSNIHPAIVKGDFDIYSEYTGTGWSFVLKEDGIPDDETLYRELKEKYESNYDLSWIGLYGFNNTYGLVIRKDFAEKYNIKTYSDLALYSKNLIFGAEYDFYEREDGFNALCAKYGLNFKQSVDLDIGLKYKAINSKEIDVMNVFTTDGQLADADVVMLEDDKNFYQTYYCGTIVRNDVLKKYPQLNEALIKMDNIISEKEMAELNNKVDLKGQDEKTVAEEFLKKKGLI